CGGTGAAAAGGAAGCTAGTGATCATTTCAgctgttacatgtatttcacttgGTGGGATTTATATTCTCTTCATTCGGAACCGCAACCATATCAATGAAGGTTCACTGCTCGCTAAAAGACAGGCAGCTCAGACATTTAGCAGTTCGTTTAAAGGAGGAAATACAAGGGAGAATACTTTTGTGCGCCGAAACAAAACGAGGCAAGAAAACGGACCGTGTTACCGCCAGGTTCAGATATGGAGAGGCGCCAAAACCCCTCAAACGCCGGGAAAATTTCAGTGCCCGGGGCTCAAGTGTGGAATAAAATTCGTCCAAGACACCAGTTTTGAGACAATGAAGAGCAGTGATGCAGTTATTTTCTATCACTTCTGGAGGTGGAATTGGGCGGAACTGCAAAGGCGACGACCGATGAATCAAGCATGGGTTTTCTACTCCATAGAGAGCCCCAAGCTCACAGGCAGATCTTCGATGCCACCTCGCGGTTTTGATCGCTTATATAATTTCACAATGTCATACAGGCCATCATCAACGATTCATAGTCCATATGGATATTATGACACCGCCATTCCTCAGGTGACAGACAAAAATCGAAATTGGGCCGAAGGGAAAAGTGAATTAATTGCATGGGCCGCGTCCAACCACTGGGACACGACGTGGCGCCGTACGAAGTTCGTACAAACACTTTCAAAGCACATCAGTGTCGACATGTACGGGGCCTGTGGTAACAAGGTCTGTAACATACATTCTGCTGCCTGTATCCAGAAGCTCAAAGCTCATAAGTTTTACCTGGCGCTGGAGAACACCGAGTGTCGCGACTACATCACAGAAAAATTCTGGAAGAATGCTCTCCTCCGCAACATCTTACCCATCGTTTATGGTCCACCGCGGGAAGATTATGAGCGCGTAGCGCCACCAAATTCTTTCATACATTTACAAGATTTCAAAGATTTCAATGAACTTGTGGATTATATTAAACTTCTGGATTCAAATGATACCttgtataattcatattttgaatGGAAGACGCAAGGTTCGATAGAGATTGTTGGTGAAGCAGTTATTCTAGGACCTCATTTTTTGTGTGAAGTTGTGGCGAAATTAT
This Lytechinus pictus isolate F3 Inbred chromosome 9, Lp3.0, whole genome shotgun sequence DNA region includes the following protein-coding sequences:
- the LOC129268747 gene encoding glycoprotein 3-alpha-L-fucosyltransferase A-like — encoded protein: MRTVKRKLVIISAVTCISLGGIYILFIRNRNHINEGSLLAKRQAAQTFSSSFKGGNTRENTFVRRNKTRQENGPCYRQVQIWRGAKTPQTPGKFQCPGLKCGIKFVQDTSFETMKSSDAVIFYHFWRWNWAELQRRRPMNQAWVFYSIESPKLTGRSSMPPRGFDRLYNFTMSYRPSSTIHSPYGYYDTAIPQVTDKNRNWAEGKSELIAWAASNHWDTTWRRTKFVQTLSKHISVDMYGACGNKVCNIHSAACIQKLKAHKFYLALENTECRDYITEKFWKNALLRNILPIVYGPPREDYERVAPPNSFIHLQDFKDFNELVDYIKLLDSNDTLYNSYFEWKTQGSIEIVGEAVILGPHFLCEVVAKLLEQEKKLDAGYDEASDRNPSMHDYWSTSCFKSTGFPHDF